The Thermodesulfobacteriota bacterium genomic interval GCGAATCGCCTGGCCCGGCTCGAACTCGGCCCGGCGCCGGTCCAGGAGGTTCTGGCCGGCCACGGAGAGCTCCAGATCCTCCCGGGGGCTCCACCCCAACCGAACGTCCAGGGCGGTGTAGCTCTCCACGCCGTCCTGGGGGAGCCGCGACACGCGCCGGAGCCACACGTCGAGCTCCAGGCCGGAGGTCACGTCCAGGGACGAGCGAAGGGAGACCTGGTGCCGGGGGCTTCGGCCCTCGTCGTTTTCGGAGAAGAAGTCTGCGCTCCCGTCCCGGGCCCGGAGCTCCAGGAGGAACCAGGTGTGGGCGAGCTGGAGGCGCCACCAGGGGAGCGCAAACCAGTCCGCCGCCGTCTCCACGCCCCAGGCCCGGCCCTCCAGGCGGTTGTCCCAGCGAAGCGCCTGCACCGCATGGGGCACCGGCTCGGCCCGGAGCTCCGGCTCCTGGGGCTCGAAGCTGCGTAGGTCCCGGTAACGGTGGTGGAAGCCCGTCACGTCCAGGGAGAGCTCGTGGGCCAGGTGGGCGCGGTACCCTGCCTCGTAGGCCAGGAGCGATTCGGACCCGAAGTCCTCGCTGCCCTCCAGGACGAGCTGCACAGGAAAGGTCGCGCCCGGCTGGCGGGGATCGGGGACCAGGGTCACATTGGAACGGATGCGGGCCCCGGCATCTCCCTGGGAGGGCGTCCGCACGGCCCGGGAGACCGCGGCCCAGAAGGAGTGGCGGGGCAGCGGCGTCCACAGGAGCCGGGCGTTGGGCTGGACCTCGAAACCGGTGTAATCGTTGTGTTCGAACTTCGAGCCCAGGGTCAGGCGCAGGCGCTCGGGCACCAGGGTGACATCGTCCTGTACGAAGGCGCTCCAGAGCTGGTCGGTCCGGGTCGAAGGGTCGAAGGCGATGACCTCCCCGGTCTCGAGCTCTCCCCGGGTGAGGCGGTACCCGAACCCCCAGACGAGCTCGTGGCGGGCCATCCCGAACCGGTGCTGGAAGTCCGCGTCGAGGGTGTCGCGCCGTTCGCCGAAGAGGAGCTCCCGGCGATCGGTGCGGTCGTAGTAGAGCTGCAGGGCCAGGTCCGAGGCGGGGGAGAGGGTGCGGCTCCAGCGGCCCAGGAGGTGCCCGCCCCAGAACCGGCCGTCGTCTTCCACGATCTCTCCGGTCTGTGCCCCGGGGGACCCCGGGGGGGGCAGCCGGGGAACGAGGTATCGGGTTCCGGCCTCTCCCCGGTAGGCCTCTCCGGTGACGAGCACGGCGTCGCGCGCCGAGGGCCGGGCGTCGAGCCGCAGCCCCCCCCGCAGGGCGTGCCAGGCGTCGGCGCCCTCCCGGCCCGAGGCGTCTTCTCCTTTGTCCGTTTGGGCGCCCTTCGCGAACAGCCGGTACTGGGCCCCCTCCCCCAGGGCGCCCCCGTAGCGGGCGCCCCCGAAGGCCCGGGCCTCGGTGCCCCCCCCGGCGGTGACGAGCCCGCCCTGGGTATCGGCGGCGTGGCGCGTGATGATGTTGATCACCCCGTTGACGGCGTTGGCGCCCCACAGGGCGGCCCCGGGGCCCCGGATGACCTCGATGCGGTCCACGTCCTCCAGGAGGGTGTCCTGCACGTCCCAGTACACCCCGGAAAAGAGCGGGGTGTAGACGCTGCGGCCGTCCACCAGGACCAGGAGCTTGTTGCTGAACCGGTCGGCGAAGCCCCGGGCCGTGACGACCCACTTGTTGGCGTCGATCCGGGCCACCTGGAGGCCCGGGGCCATGCGCAGGGCCTCGGGGATGCTGGTGGCGCCCGAGCGGCGGATGTCCTCCCGGGTGATGACGAAGACCGCCGCCGCCGTGTCGGAGAGCTTCTGTGGCTTGCGGGAGACCGAGGTGACCTCCACGGCCAGGAGGTCCTCGAGGCTCAGGTCCATCAGGTCGTCGCCTGCCCGGGCGGGCGGGGACCAGGCGAGGCACGCAGCGAGCAAAGCCAGCGGCAATCCTGCCTTCATGTGGGCTCCGTCTCCTACCCCCGATAGGGAAAGCGCCGGGGCCGAGACAACGGCCCCCCGGCGCCGCCGCAGGGCGGCACAGCACTGTTCCCTATCGGCCCGCCCAGGGCCGGGCTGAAGCGGGGTCCTCTACTGCGGGGGAGGGTGCAGACCCAGGAACCGGGCAAGGACGGGGGGCTCCAGGCGAAACGGGCTGCCCCGGCCCTCGTAGAAGCCGTGGGCCCGAATCAGGTGGACCTGGAGGGCCGTCCAAGACAGGCGCTCCCCCGTGTCGGTGCGCCGGGCCTCGATCACGGCCTTGGGGTGGAGGCCCGGTTCCCCGAAGGGGCACGGGAGCACGCCCATGGCCTCGCAGGCGCAAAGCTCGAAGGGGCCCTCGGCTACCGGGGCGCCGAAACCGCCGATGGCCCGTTCGGTGAGGCGGTGGAGGTCGGCGGCGAGCGCCTCGTGCGCCAGGCCCAGCCGGCGCACCGCCCCCTCGTCGTCCTCCAGGATCTCCGCCAGGTCCCGGGGGTCGGTCCCCAGGAAGCCGTCCATGGTGAGGGCGCCCGGGGCCATGCGGGCCTGGGCCGCCTGGAGCTGGGGCGACTGCTTCATCGTTCCTCCCCGCGGGGGTTGCGCCGAGAATTCCGGTTCAGCTCGGTCGAAATCGATCCCGATACCGATGAGATCGGGGCACGCTCACGAGAACTTGTCGAAGTAGATCCGGTCCTCGGGGATGC includes:
- a CDS encoding TonB-dependent receptor, with the translated sequence MKAGLPLALLAACLAWSPPARAGDDLMDLSLEDLLAVEVTSVSRKPQKLSDTAAAVFVITREDIRRSGATSIPEALRMAPGLQVARIDANKWVVTARGFADRFSNKLLVLVDGRSVYTPLFSGVYWDVQDTLLEDVDRIEVIRGPGAALWGANAVNGVINIITRHAADTQGGLVTAGGGTEARAFGGARYGGALGEGAQYRLFAKGAQTDKGEDASGREGADAWHALRGGLRLDARPSARDAVLVTGEAYRGEAGTRYLVPRLPPPGSPGAQTGEIVEDDGRFWGGHLLGRWSRTLSPASDLALQLYYDRTDRRELLFGERRDTLDADFQHRFGMARHELVWGFGYRLTRGELETGEVIAFDPSTRTDQLWSAFVQDDVTLVPERLRLTLGSKFEHNDYTGFEVQPNARLLWTPLPRHSFWAAVSRAVRTPSQGDAGARIRSNVTLVPDPRQPGATFPVQLVLEGSEDFGSESLLAYEAGYRAHLAHELSLDVTGFHHRYRDLRSFEPQEPELRAEPVPHAVQALRWDNRLEGRAWGVETAADWFALPWWRLQLAHTWFLLELRARDGSADFFSENDEGRSPRHQVSLRSSLDVTSGLELDVWLRRVSRLPQDGVESYTALDVRLGWSPREDLELSVAGQNLLDRRRAEFEPGQAIRTLPTEAERGVYGRVTLRF